A single genomic interval of Zobellia nedashkovskayae harbors:
- a CDS encoding vanadium-dependent haloperoxidase: MKKLLLLLLVFAVCTANAQQSVARQWNEVLLDAIRSDFARPTVHARNLYHSSVVMYDAWALFDDTAQTVFLGQTYGNYDCNFNGILQPENINTARHEIMSYALYRLLIHRFSTSPGATETLENIQDLFLSFGYDPLFASIDYSSGSYAALGNYLGNEMIAFGNQDGSNEDLEYGNQLYRPSNPPLVLSEYQDITDIDPNHWQPLSFDLFIDQSGNSVPVAIPDFLSPEWGSVVPFALDETNLQIKNNGFDSHLYFDTQEPPLIENSMTDGLSDPYKWNFTLVAAWSAHLDPEDPTEIDISPAALGNVDIETYPTSFEAYKTFYNLIDGGDTGKGWDLNPYTDQPYEPQLVKRSDYTRVLAEFWADGPDSETPPGHWFTILNYVSDHPLVEKKIKGEGSIITNLEWDVKSYLALGGAMHDAAISTWGIKGYFDYVRPISAIRYMAGKGQSSNSELPSFDPNGIPLIPDLIELVDETDPLAGPMGEFVGEIKIKAWRGPDFINDPENDVAGVGWILGTHWWPYQRGTFVTPPFAGYISGHSTFSRAAAEVMTLLTGDAFFPGGMGTFDIKANEFLVFEDGPSEDLTLQWATYRDASDQTSLSRIWGGIHPPIDDIPGRLMGDKIGKQAFAKAERLFGVKTSSEGGDDNAVLFPIPFQQEMNLATDLTGECTVQLYSLNGELAFSEKINFNEKSKIETPTLSSGMYILTIKNSDGTTVHRQKVIRQ, from the coding sequence TCCGTAGTAATGTACGATGCTTGGGCCCTATTTGACGATACTGCGCAAACGGTCTTTCTTGGGCAAACATATGGTAATTACGATTGTAATTTTAATGGCATTTTACAACCTGAAAATATTAACACTGCTCGCCATGAAATCATGAGCTATGCCCTATATAGGTTATTGATACACCGTTTTTCTACTTCTCCAGGGGCGACTGAAACTTTAGAAAATATACAAGACTTATTCCTTTCCTTTGGATACGACCCATTATTTGCATCTATTGATTATAGCTCAGGTTCTTATGCCGCTTTAGGAAATTATTTAGGCAATGAGATGATTGCTTTTGGTAACCAAGATGGTTCCAATGAAGATTTAGAATATGGCAACCAGCTTTACAGACCTAGCAACCCTCCTCTAGTTTTATCAGAATATCAAGATATTACGGATATAGACCCAAACCATTGGCAGCCGCTATCATTTGACCTTTTTATAGATCAGTCTGGGAATTCAGTTCCCGTGGCCATACCAGATTTCCTAAGTCCTGAATGGGGTTCTGTTGTTCCTTTTGCTTTAGATGAAACGAACCTACAGATTAAAAATAACGGTTTTGATTCTCATTTGTATTTTGACACGCAAGAACCGCCTCTAATAGAAAATTCTATGACCGATGGGCTTAGCGACCCGTATAAATGGAATTTCACTTTGGTGGCTGCATGGTCAGCTCATTTAGACCCAGAAGACCCTACGGAAATAGATATATCACCAGCTGCTTTGGGTAATGTTGATATAGAAACCTACCCTACTTCATTTGAAGCGTACAAAACTTTCTACAATCTTATAGATGGAGGAGACACTGGTAAAGGTTGGGACCTCAACCCCTACACAGACCAGCCATACGAGCCTCAACTTGTAAAACGTTCGGACTATACAAGAGTCCTTGCGGAGTTCTGGGCAGATGGCCCCGATTCTGAAACTCCGCCCGGACATTGGTTTACCATCTTAAATTATGTGAGCGACCATCCTTTGGTTGAGAAAAAAATTAAAGGAGAAGGTTCTATTATAACTAATTTGGAATGGGACGTAAAATCGTATTTAGCCCTTGGTGGAGCCATGCATGACGCGGCTATTTCCACTTGGGGCATTAAAGGTTATTTTGATTATGTCAGACCTATTTCTGCCATCAGGTATATGGCAGGCAAAGGGCAAAGTAGCAACTCTGAATTACCAAGTTTTGACCCAAACGGTATCCCTCTCATCCCTGATTTAATTGAACTTGTTGATGAAACCGACCCATTAGCGGGACCCATGGGAGAATTTGTGGGAGAAATTAAGATTAAGGCTTGGAGAGGTCCAGACTTTATAAATGACCCAGAAAATGACGTTGCTGGTGTCGGGTGGATATTAGGAACGCACTGGTGGCCCTATCAACGTGGTACTTTCGTCACCCCTCCTTTTGCAGGTTATATTTCTGGTCATTCCACGTTTTCTAGGGCTGCCGCAGAAGTTATGACACTATTGACCGGAGATGCTTTTTTTCCTGGAGGGATGGGAACTTTTGACATCAAAGCAAATGAATTTTTGGTATTTGAAGATGGCCCTTCCGAAGACTTAACCCTACAATGGGCTACCTATAGAGATGCTTCTGACCAAACTAGTCTTTCAAGAATTTGGGGAGGAATTCATCCTCCTATAGATGACATTCCAGGACGACTAATGGGCGATAAAATAGGAAAACAAGCTTTCGCTAAAGCAGAGCGCCTTTTTGGTGTTAAAACATCTTCCGAAGGCGGTGACGATAACGCTGTTCTGTTTCCTATACCTTTTCAACAAGAAATGAACCTAGCTACTGATCTCACGGGAGAATGTACTGTACAGCTTTATAGTTTAAACGGTGAATTAGCTTTTTCTGAAAAAATAAATTTCAACGAAAAATCAAAAATAGAAACCCCTACCCTTTCTTCAGGGATGTATATTTTAACTATAAAAAATAGCGATGGAACTACTGTCCACCGTCAAAAAGTAATCAGGCAATAA
- a CDS encoding Gfo/Idh/MocA family protein codes for MTTRRNFIKKTATGSVALSFSGLILPSMANANILGANDHINCAIIGVRSRAKAHVMAVHEQKNAKIIYSCDVDDTILEEHNLWCQENIGYIPKNEKDFRKVLEDKDVDAVFIATPEHWHAPMAIMALQAGKHVYVEKPCSHNPYENDLLVAAHKKYGKKVQMGNQQRSAKTSIMGVKDIRDGVIGEVYKGEAYYSNNRGSIGKGNEIAVPDTLDWDMWQGPAPREKYRDNIHPYNWHWFKTWGTGEVHNNGTHEIDLCRWALGVDLPESVTSFGGKYTFDDDWQFVDNQQVTYTYQDDKFITWTGHSRGKIIPNQPGRGATIYGSKGIIQLDRNFYKLYDLDGNLLKEEKEGAESATTNTMGQGQLDVNHVGNFFEAIRTDKSLHSDIQDASISTMLCHLGNIAQDAGETIKIDQKTGKILNNEKAMESWKREYAQGWEPKL; via the coding sequence ATGACGACAAGAAGAAATTTTATAAAGAAAACGGCAACAGGTTCAGTAGCATTATCGTTCAGTGGTCTTATTTTGCCATCTATGGCCAATGCAAATATTCTAGGTGCTAATGACCATATTAACTGTGCTATTATTGGTGTTCGTAGTAGAGCCAAAGCGCATGTAATGGCAGTCCATGAGCAAAAAAATGCTAAAATTATTTATAGTTGTGATGTAGATGATACTATACTTGAAGAGCATAATTTGTGGTGCCAAGAAAATATTGGTTACATCCCAAAAAATGAAAAGGATTTTAGAAAAGTACTAGAGGATAAGGATGTAGATGCTGTATTTATTGCCACACCAGAACATTGGCACGCTCCTATGGCCATAATGGCTTTACAGGCGGGCAAACACGTGTATGTAGAAAAACCATGTAGCCACAACCCTTATGAGAACGATTTGTTGGTAGCAGCTCATAAAAAGTACGGTAAAAAAGTACAAATGGGTAACCAGCAAAGGTCCGCAAAGACTTCTATAATGGGAGTGAAGGACATTAGAGATGGTGTAATAGGTGAAGTATACAAAGGCGAGGCGTACTATAGTAATAATCGTGGTTCTATAGGAAAAGGGAATGAAATAGCCGTTCCAGATACGTTAGATTGGGATATGTGGCAAGGTCCTGCACCAAGAGAAAAGTATAGAGATAATATACACCCGTATAACTGGCACTGGTTTAAGACTTGGGGTACAGGAGAGGTACATAATAATGGTACACATGAAATTGATTTATGCCGTTGGGCATTGGGTGTAGACCTACCAGAAAGTGTTACTTCTTTTGGTGGTAAGTACACTTTTGATGATGATTGGCAGTTTGTAGACAACCAGCAGGTTACCTATACATATCAAGATGATAAATTCATTACTTGGACAGGTCATAGCCGTGGTAAAATAATACCAAACCAACCAGGTCGTGGTGCTACCATTTATGGCAGTAAAGGTATTATTCAGTTAGATCGAAACTTTTATAAGTTATATGATTTAGATGGTAACCTTTTAAAGGAAGAAAAAGAGGGAGCAGAAAGTGCAACTACCAATACAATGGGGCAGGGGCAATTAGATGTAAACCATGTAGGTAACTTCTTTGAAGCTATAAGAACGGATAAATCCCTTCACTCGGATATTCAGGATGCTAGTATCTCAACTATGTTGTGCCATTTAGGTAATATCGCGCAAGATGCAGGAGAGACTATAAAAATAGATCAGAAAACTGGTAAAATCTTAAACAACGAAAAGGCCATGGAAAGCTGGAAAAGGGAATATGCCCAAGGCTGGGAGCCAAAATTATAA